One genomic segment of bacterium includes these proteins:
- the nadD gene encoding nicotinate (nicotinamide) nucleotide adenylyltransferase gives MASYANERIRLNRLVGIFGGTFNPVHVGHLRAAEEVAESLGLARVLFVPAADPPLKRDGGVFLAPASDRYRWVEAATADNPRFEVSAAEQGRTGPSYLVDTLRLLREELAPAELVFILGQDAFTQLDAWRAPEALPTLAHFAVVTRPPGDGDLADWLPASLAANVEVDASGQLARHHTAGTWIRRVPISAFDVSATDIRQRLRDGRSIRYLVPDVAREPIEKCDAYKGQPCD, from the coding sequence ATGGCCAGCTACGCGAATGAGCGCATCCGCTTGAATCGGCTGGTCGGCATCTTCGGGGGCACCTTCAACCCCGTCCACGTCGGGCATCTACGCGCCGCCGAAGAGGTGGCGGAGAGCCTGGGGCTCGCTCGTGTGCTCTTCGTTCCGGCGGCGGATCCGCCGCTGAAACGCGACGGCGGCGTGTTCCTCGCCCCGGCCAGCGACCGCTACCGATGGGTAGAGGCCGCCACTGCCGACAACCCGCGCTTCGAGGTTTCCGCCGCGGAGCAGGGCCGAACGGGGCCCTCCTATCTGGTGGATACCTTGCGGCTTCTCCGAGAAGAACTCGCCCCGGCCGAGTTGGTGTTCATCCTCGGCCAGGATGCCTTCACCCAGCTCGATGCCTGGCGAGCCCCGGAAGCGCTGCCTACCCTCGCTCACTTCGCGGTGGTCACCCGCCCGCCGGGAGATGGCGATCTGGCCGACTGGCTCCCGGCTTCGCTGGCTGCGAACGTCGAGGTCGACGCGAGCGGACAACTCGCTCGGCATCACACGGCGGGCACCTGGATCCGCCGCGTTCCGATCTCGGCCTTTGACGTCTCGGCCACCGACATCCGCCAGCGACTGCGAGACGGCCGCTCCATCCGCTATCTGGTTCC
- a CDS encoding glutamate-5-semialdehyde dehydrogenase has protein sequence MELEEQIETLCRQAQAASRVLAALPSSTKDGWLLSAAEHLEASRETIILANRRDIAEAEDKGVAAPMVRRLSLEGGKWEDMIDGLRQVARLQDPVGEISEMSVRPNGLRVGRMRIPLGVIGMIYESRPNVTVDAAALCVKAGNAVILRGGSEAFHSNQALGTVLRSATADAGLPEDAVQLLPTTDRDAIDHLLKMDRYVDLMIPRGGAPLIRKVMRESSIPVLAHDEGVCHVFLDASAEVEMAAAIVQDSKLRQMAICNGLETLLCHRRAATRVLPEVLKRLHEEGVEIRGCSATCEVFSEAVPASDSDWSAEYLDKILAVKVVDDLDAAVAHVQRFGSEHTDVIVTSDYASSQEWVRRVNSSTVGVNCSTAFSDGYRLGLGAEIGVSTSKLHAFGPMGLEGLTTRKFVLFGDGQLRE, from the coding sequence ATGGAGCTGGAAGAACAGATCGAAACGCTTTGTCGGCAAGCCCAGGCCGCCAGCCGCGTCCTGGCGGCGCTCCCCAGTAGTACCAAGGACGGCTGGTTGCTGAGCGCCGCCGAGCACCTCGAAGCCAGCCGGGAAACGATTATCCTGGCCAACCGCCGCGACATCGCAGAGGCCGAGGACAAGGGTGTCGCGGCGCCGATGGTTCGCCGCCTCTCCCTGGAAGGGGGCAAGTGGGAGGACATGATCGACGGGCTGCGCCAGGTCGCGCGCCTGCAGGATCCCGTTGGTGAGATCAGCGAGATGAGCGTGCGACCGAACGGGCTCCGCGTGGGACGCATGCGCATTCCCCTCGGCGTGATCGGCATGATCTACGAATCGCGCCCGAACGTCACGGTGGATGCCGCGGCGTTATGCGTGAAAGCCGGCAACGCGGTGATCCTGCGCGGCGGCTCGGAAGCCTTCCACTCGAACCAGGCCCTCGGTACGGTACTGCGCTCGGCGACAGCAGATGCGGGCTTGCCCGAGGATGCCGTCCAGCTCCTCCCCACCACCGACCGGGACGCCATCGATCATCTTCTCAAGATGGATCGTTATGTCGATCTGATGATTCCCCGTGGCGGCGCACCCTTGATTCGCAAGGTCATGCGTGAATCGTCGATCCCCGTGCTCGCGCACGATGAAGGCGTATGCCACGTCTTCCTCGATGCGAGTGCCGAGGTCGAGATGGCCGCCGCCATCGTCCAGGATTCGAAGCTTCGGCAGATGGCGATCTGCAATGGCCTCGAGACACTCCTCTGCCACCGGAGAGCCGCTACCCGCGTGCTGCCCGAGGTCTTGAAACGTCTTCACGAAGAGGGCGTCGAGATCCGCGGCTGCAGCGCGACATGCGAGGTGTTCTCGGAGGCCGTCCCCGCTTCCGATTCGGATTGGAGCGCTGAGTACCTCGACAAGATCCTGGCGGTCAAGGTGGTCGACGATCTCGACGCTGCGGTCGCGCACGTGCAGCGCTTCGGCTCCGAGCATACGGACGTGATCGTGACGAGCGACTACGCCTCTTCCCAGGAATGGGTGCGACGAGTCAACTCATCGACCGTAGGCGTGAACTGCTCGACCGCGTTCTCGGATGGTTATCGCCTGGGGCTCGGTGCCGAAATCGGAGTCTCCACCTCCAAGCTGCACGCTTTCGGACCGATGGGACTCGAAGGGCTCACGACCCGCAAGTTCGTGCTCTTCGGGGATGGCCAGCTACGCGAATGA
- the proB gene encoding glutamate 5-kinase translates to MTQRKIALDAKRIVVKIGSGVLTDGGAVRPRVMGSIARQVAALMDEGREIVLVSSGAIALGARSLGWSQPGRSIPEKQAAAAVGQIGLAELWRRRLDRHDRLVGQVLVTRTGLEDRERFLNARHTLTALLGLGAVPVVNENDTVATEEIRFGDNDNLSATVVNLVGADLLVILTDVDGLYEHPPVPGEVKPALVPLVEKIDARVKKAAGGSESAFGRGGMITKLEAVVSASRSGAATVLCNGQKDGALTRVAAGEDVGTLFLAGNRLAGRKHWLAYTARPLGRVEVDAGAVVALRDRGRSLLAAGIENVEGRFGIGDPVSCIDPTGNEFARGLTAYGADEIERIKGRKASEINPVLGYSNGDEVIHRDDLVLLD, encoded by the coding sequence ATGACCCAGCGAAAGATCGCGCTCGACGCGAAGCGCATCGTCGTGAAGATCGGCAGCGGAGTGCTCACCGATGGCGGCGCCGTGCGACCTCGCGTGATGGGATCGATTGCGCGGCAGGTGGCGGCCTTGATGGACGAGGGGCGCGAAATCGTTCTCGTCTCTTCGGGCGCAATCGCTCTCGGCGCCCGTTCGCTGGGCTGGTCCCAACCCGGTCGATCGATCCCCGAGAAGCAGGCCGCCGCGGCCGTCGGGCAGATCGGGCTAGCGGAGCTGTGGCGCCGGCGCCTCGATCGCCACGACAGGCTCGTCGGACAGGTGCTCGTCACACGCACGGGCCTCGAGGATCGGGAGCGTTTCCTGAATGCTCGCCACACGCTGACCGCCTTGCTAGGCCTCGGCGCCGTGCCGGTCGTGAACGAGAATGACACGGTCGCCACCGAAGAGATCCGCTTTGGCGATAACGACAACCTCTCCGCCACCGTCGTCAATCTGGTAGGCGCCGACCTACTCGTGATCCTCACCGATGTAGACGGGCTGTACGAGCACCCGCCGGTTCCGGGCGAAGTCAAACCGGCCCTTGTACCGCTGGTCGAGAAGATCGACGCACGGGTGAAGAAGGCCGCCGGCGGCTCCGAGAGCGCCTTCGGCCGCGGTGGCATGATCACCAAGCTCGAAGCCGTCGTCTCGGCTTCGCGAAGCGGCGCTGCAACCGTTCTCTGCAACGGCCAGAAAGATGGAGCGCTCACCCGCGTCGCGGCTGGCGAGGATGTGGGCACGCTCTTTCTGGCCGGCAATCGGCTGGCCGGACGAAAACACTGGCTCGCCTACACGGCGCGCCCTCTCGGGCGGGTCGAGGTGGACGCGGGAGCCGTCGTGGCGTTGCGCGATCGCGGCCGCAGCCTGCTCGCAGCGGGCATCGAAAACGTCGAGGGCCGCTTTGGCATCGGCGATCCCGTGTCTTGCATCGACCCGACCGGAAACGAATTCGCCCGGGGCCTCACCGCCTATGGCGCAGACGAGATCGAGCGCATCAAGGGCCGCAAGGCCAGTGAGATCAACCCAGTGCTAGGCTACTCGAACGGCGACGAGGTGATCCATCGGGACGACCTCGTGCTGCTCGACTGA
- the rpmA gene encoding 50S ribosomal protein L27 has product MSHKKGQGSSRNGRDSNGQRRGVKRFGGQVVRAGNILVRQVGTRIHPGLHVGCGKDYTLFALRDGVVQYGKSKGKVVARVEPSN; this is encoded by the coding sequence ATGTCGCATAAAAAAGGTCAGGGAAGCTCCAGGAACGGGCGCGACTCCAACGGGCAGAGGCGGGGCGTGAAGCGCTTCGGCGGCCAGGTGGTGCGTGCGGGAAACATCCTGGTGCGACAGGTGGGAACCAGGATCCACCCGGGCCTGCATGTCGGCTGCGGCAAGGATTACACGCTCTTCGCGCTCCGCGATGGCGTGGTGCAATACGGCAAGTCCAAGGGCAAGGTCGTTGCCCGTGTGGAGCCGTCGAACTAA
- the rplU gene encoding 50S ribosomal protein L21: MYAVVKTGGKQVRVSPGQAVRVEKLAGSVGDAVEFGEVLLVGGEGDAQVGTPLVSGAKVVGTITAQARSPKITIFKMKRRKGYRRKQGHRQAYTEVRVESINS; the protein is encoded by the coding sequence ATGTACGCGGTGGTGAAGACGGGCGGCAAGCAGGTGCGGGTTTCCCCCGGCCAGGCGGTGCGCGTCGAGAAGCTGGCCGGCTCGGTCGGCGATGCCGTGGAATTCGGCGAGGTCCTGCTGGTGGGTGGCGAGGGCGACGCCCAGGTCGGAACGCCCCTGGTCTCCGGTGCCAAGGTGGTGGGTACGATCACCGCCCAGGCCCGCAGCCCCAAGATCACGATCTTCAAGATGAAGCGGCGCAAGGGCTATCGGCGCAAGCAGGGCCATCGTCAGGCCTACACCGAAGTCCGCGTCGAGTCGATCAACAGCTAA
- the obgE gene encoding GTPase ObgE, with product MATESFIDEATLVAIAGDGGDGMVAFHREKFIARGGPSGGDGGRGGNVVFVADRNLATLRDYRYRKELRAEHGAKGGVSDRTGAGGDHLEVRVPIGTLLFDTAAPEDAEPLVDLAQDGQRFVATHGGRGGQGNARFATPTRQAPDFATAGKPGEKLRLRLSLKLIADVGLVGLPNAGKSTLLRRLTRARPRVADYPFTTLVPNLGVVESDEVRFVVADIPGLIEGASSGAGLGDRFLRHVERTRVLVHLLDGAALLDPSRDLLSEYETIRGELSAYDASLLERREIVLLNKTDLFADGAALEPVEAELHERGCQVLRISGATGDGTLELVKEIALALEELDA from the coding sequence ATGGCCACTGAATCGTTCATCGACGAAGCCACCCTCGTGGCGATTGCCGGCGACGGCGGCGACGGAATGGTTGCCTTCCACCGCGAGAAGTTCATCGCGCGTGGAGGCCCCAGCGGGGGCGATGGTGGGCGCGGCGGCAATGTCGTGTTCGTGGCCGATCGCAACCTCGCGACGCTGCGTGACTACCGTTACCGCAAGGAACTGCGTGCGGAGCACGGCGCCAAGGGGGGCGTCAGCGATCGCACGGGGGCCGGCGGAGATCACCTCGAGGTGCGGGTGCCGATCGGCACCCTGCTCTTCGATACGGCCGCGCCGGAAGATGCCGAACCCTTGGTGGACCTCGCGCAGGACGGCCAGCGTTTCGTTGCGACCCACGGAGGCCGGGGCGGGCAGGGCAATGCGCGCTTCGCCACACCGACGCGTCAGGCGCCGGATTTCGCGACGGCGGGCAAACCCGGCGAAAAACTCCGCCTTCGGCTCTCCTTGAAGCTGATCGCGGATGTCGGCCTGGTCGGCTTGCCGAATGCGGGCAAATCGACGCTCCTGCGTCGGCTCACACGGGCGCGTCCGCGCGTCGCCGACTATCCGTTCACGACCCTGGTTCCGAACCTTGGTGTCGTAGAGAGCGATGAGGTCCGCTTCGTGGTCGCAGATATCCCCGGTCTGATCGAAGGCGCCAGCAGCGGCGCCGGGTTGGGCGATCGTTTCCTGCGTCACGTCGAGCGAACCCGGGTGCTCGTCCACCTGCTCGATGGTGCCGCCTTGCTCGATCCGAGCCGTGATCTGCTCTCCGAGTATGAAACGATCCGCGGCGAACTCTCGGCCTACGACGCCTCGCTGCTCGAGCGGCGCGAGATCGTCCTGCTGAACAAGACGGATCTATTCGCGGACGGCGCAGCGTTGGAACCGGTGGAGGCCGAATTGCACGAGCGCGGATGTCAGGTCCTGCGGATTTCGGGAGCGACCGGTGACGGCACCCTGGAACTCGTAAAGGAAATCGCCCTCGCCCTCGAGGAGTTGGACGCATGA
- a CDS encoding Rne/Rng family ribonuclease, whose amino-acid sequence MQNEILINASPGETRVAIFEKKQFVELHIERAKSRSVENSVVKGRVTRVLPGMQAAFVDIGLEKAAFLYAGDYVENIEKLDSTDGDPRGRRRRGQGKRVSSIETLLHEGQEIVAQIAKEPIGTKGARITSHVSIAGRHLVLTPWAQRVGVSRKLDNDRERRRLRDIVNKVKPADLGFIIRTAGGGTREADLEADVNYLTSVWDDVQIKKDQVRAPATLYAEPALALRVVRDFANSETKRIVIDSPEAHKELTEFVDKFVADPKPKIELYKGSDPIFDHFGCEAQIDQNLGRKAWLKSGGYLIIDQSEALTAIDVNTGRYVGKRDLEETVLRTNLEAVREVVNQLRFRNIGGLIIIDLIDMESAENRDKVYRSLQEAIRGDKARTNILKISELGLVEMTRKRTRENLVQMLCEPCAYCEGKGFVLSDESVAHKILREIRKDLPNFCGREVAVTVSRRVAEQLLGSERATLHALEEDLGREIEIRARSDFHQEQFEITSESEGPPVVLELPWMSAPEEPKKAQPKAAAKEEPDTAEKPELEAAETAEPEAAAEKEPEAAEKAEAKAEEAKPDPVEPEEKQEAEPVEEQIAAKPTGAPIEEMVSLDDLADPLGEHDSPEEAVSAPAPGPPVLAAPAEPVDAPSESPILPRFQDPEES is encoded by the coding sequence ATGCAGAACGAGATCCTGATCAATGCCTCACCCGGCGAAACCCGGGTAGCCATTTTCGAGAAGAAACAATTCGTCGAGCTCCATATCGAGCGGGCGAAGAGCCGCAGTGTCGAGAACAGTGTGGTGAAGGGGCGCGTCACCCGGGTGCTGCCCGGCATGCAAGCCGCCTTCGTCGACATCGGCCTCGAGAAGGCCGCGTTCCTCTACGCCGGCGACTACGTCGAGAACATCGAGAAGCTCGATAGCACGGATGGTGATCCGCGCGGCCGACGACGCCGCGGCCAGGGAAAGCGCGTTTCGAGCATCGAGACCCTGCTCCATGAGGGACAGGAGATCGTCGCGCAGATCGCCAAGGAGCCGATCGGCACCAAGGGTGCGCGCATCACCTCCCATGTTTCGATTGCCGGCCGCCACCTGGTGCTCACGCCCTGGGCCCAACGTGTGGGGGTTTCGCGCAAGCTCGACAACGATCGGGAGCGGCGGCGCCTGCGCGACATCGTGAACAAGGTCAAGCCCGCCGACCTGGGTTTCATCATCCGCACCGCCGGTGGCGGCACCCGCGAGGCCGATCTCGAAGCGGACGTGAACTACCTGACCTCCGTCTGGGATGACGTACAGATCAAGAAGGATCAGGTGCGCGCGCCGGCGACCCTCTATGCCGAGCCGGCTCTGGCCCTGCGTGTGGTGCGCGATTTCGCGAACTCCGAGACCAAGCGGATCGTGATCGACTCACCTGAAGCGCATAAAGAGCTGACCGAGTTCGTCGACAAATTCGTCGCGGATCCGAAGCCCAAGATCGAGTTGTACAAGGGTTCGGATCCGATCTTCGACCACTTTGGCTGCGAAGCGCAGATCGACCAGAACCTCGGACGCAAAGCGTGGCTCAAGAGTGGTGGCTACCTGATCATCGATCAGAGCGAGGCGTTGACCGCGATCGATGTGAATACGGGCCGCTATGTGGGCAAGCGGGATCTCGAGGAAACGGTGCTGCGCACGAACCTCGAGGCGGTTCGCGAGGTGGTGAATCAACTGCGCTTCCGAAACATCGGCGGCCTGATCATCATCGACCTGATCGACATGGAGAGCGCCGAGAACCGGGACAAGGTCTACCGCTCGCTCCAGGAAGCGATCCGTGGGGACAAGGCCAGGACGAACATCCTCAAGATCTCCGAACTCGGACTCGTCGAGATGACGCGCAAGCGCACCCGCGAGAACCTGGTCCAGATGCTCTGCGAGCCCTGCGCCTACTGTGAGGGCAAGGGCTTCGTGCTCTCGGACGAGAGCGTCGCCCACAAGATCCTGCGCGAGATCCGCAAGGACCTGCCGAACTTCTGTGGGCGTGAGGTGGCCGTCACCGTCAGCCGGCGGGTCGCCGAGCAGTTGCTCGGCTCGGAGCGGGCCACCCTGCATGCGCTCGAGGAGGATCTGGGCCGCGAAATCGAGATCCGGGCACGCAGCGATTTCCATCAGGAGCAGTTCGAGATCACTTCTGAATCCGAAGGACCCCCGGTGGTGCTGGAGCTGCCATGGATGTCCGCGCCGGAGGAGCCGAAGAAGGCCCAGCCGAAGGCAGCTGCAAAGGAAGAGCCGGACACGGCCGAGAAGCCTGAGCTGGAAGCCGCTGAGACCGCAGAGCCGGAAGCTGCCGCGGAGAAGGAACCGGAAGCTGCGGAGAAGGCCGAGGCGAAGGCGGAAGAGGCCAAACCGGACCCGGTCGAGCCGGAGGAGAAGCAGGAGGCCGAGCCGGTCGAAGAGCAGATCGCCGCGAAGCCGACCGGGGCGCCGATCGAAGAGATGGTCAGCCTGGACGATCTGGCCGATCCCCTGGGGGAGCATGATTCCCCTGAAGAGGCGGTCAGCGCCCCGGCCCCCGGGCCTCCGGTATTGGCCGCACCGGCGGAACCGGTTGACGCTCCAAGCGAATCGCCGATACTCCCCCGGTTCCAGGATCCGGAGGAGTCGTAA